One Tachysurus vachellii isolate PV-2020 chromosome 18, HZAU_Pvac_v1, whole genome shotgun sequence DNA segment encodes these proteins:
- the mettl23 gene encoding methyltransferase-like protein 23 isoform X2 — translation MSLLTRKIRSNVDESARPYFIYKTFTFANALTVSVPEVLGSQYGMYVWPCAVVLAQYVWTMRENIQRKKLGAGVSLPGIVAAKCGADVTLSDSAELPLCLEHSRRCCEHNDLPGVPVVGLTWGEISPELRSLPPVDIILGSDVFYEPEDFEDVLVTISFLLRRNPSGQFWTTYQERSSDWTIETLMNKWNLQCTDVSLDVFHANKKHLAGSTLPGNHSIQMMIVTAQTMM, via the exons ATGAGTTTACTTACGAGGAAAATAAGGAGCAATGTGGATGAATCTGCTAGACCATATTTTATCTACAAAACGTTCACATTTGCGAATGCATTAACAGTGTCTGTCCCAGAG GTTCTTGGGTCGCAGTATGGGATGTACGTCTGGCCCTGTGCAGTGGTTTTGGCTCAGTATGTGTGGACCATGAGAGAGAATATACAAAGGAAAAAA CTAGGTGCTGGGGTGAGTTTGCCAGGAATTGTGGCTGCTAAATGTGGAGCTGATGTGACTCTGTCAGACAGCGCTGAACTTCCTCTGTGTCTGGAACACAGCAGGCGCTGTTGTGAGCATAATGATCTGCCTGGAGTGCCTGTGGTTGGTCTCACCTGGGGAGAGATATCACCAGAACTGAGGTCTCTACCACCTGTAGATATTATACTGGGATCAGATGTTTTCTATGAACCTGAAG ATTTTGAAGATGTACTTGTAACAATCTCCTTTCTTCTAAGGCGAAACCCTTCTGGTCAGTTCTGGACCACATATCAAGAAAGAAG ctCAGATTGGACTATAGAAACTTTGATGAACAAATGGAACCTTCAGTGCACTGATGTTTCTTTGGATGTATTtcatgcaaacaaaaaacatctagCTGGATCGACTCTGCCTGGAAATCATTCAATACAAATGATGATTGTAACAGCACAGACCATGATGtaa
- the mettl23 gene encoding methyltransferase-like protein 23 isoform X3: protein MSLLTRKIRSNVDESARPYFIYKTFTFANALTVSVPEYGMYVWPCAVVLAQYVWTMRENIQRKKVLELGAGVSLPGIVAAKCGADVTLSDSAELPLCLEHSRRCCEHNDLPGVPVVGLTWGEISPELRSLPPVDIILGSDVFYEPEDFEDVLVTISFLLRRNPSGQFWTTYQERSSDWTIETLMNKWNLQCTDVSLDVFHANKKHLAGSTLPGNHSIQMMIVTAQTMM from the exons ATGAGTTTACTTACGAGGAAAATAAGGAGCAATGTGGATGAATCTGCTAGACCATATTTTATCTACAAAACGTTCACATTTGCGAATGCATTAACAGTGTCTGTCCCAGAG TATGGGATGTACGTCTGGCCCTGTGCAGTGGTTTTGGCTCAGTATGTGTGGACCATGAGAGAGAATATACAAAGGAAAAAAGTACTCGAG CTAGGTGCTGGGGTGAGTTTGCCAGGAATTGTGGCTGCTAAATGTGGAGCTGATGTGACTCTGTCAGACAGCGCTGAACTTCCTCTGTGTCTGGAACACAGCAGGCGCTGTTGTGAGCATAATGATCTGCCTGGAGTGCCTGTGGTTGGTCTCACCTGGGGAGAGATATCACCAGAACTGAGGTCTCTACCACCTGTAGATATTATACTGGGATCAGATGTTTTCTATGAACCTGAAG ATTTTGAAGATGTACTTGTAACAATCTCCTTTCTTCTAAGGCGAAACCCTTCTGGTCAGTTCTGGACCACATATCAAGAAAGAAG ctCAGATTGGACTATAGAAACTTTGATGAACAAATGGAACCTTCAGTGCACTGATGTTTCTTTGGATGTATTtcatgcaaacaaaaaacatctagCTGGATCGACTCTGCCTGGAAATCATTCAATACAAATGATGATTGTAACAGCACAGACCATGATGtaa
- the mfsd11 gene encoding UNC93-like protein MFSD11: MRPEIKSLLNIIVLGLGFMLMFTAFQTCGNIEQTVIRSYNSTEFHGSGYTSMAIIYGVFSASNLIAPSVVAVIGPQLSLFFSGLIYSGYIAMFIHPFTWSFYTASVLVGIAAAVLWTAQGNLLTINSSDSSIGRNSGIFWALLQFSLFFGNLYIYVEWQGKVHISDKDRQTVFISLTIISLVGNFLFFLIQRPVTEVVPSDRSESPLPGDACESDSVVIAPQGLGAQALVAFKKSIQLAMTKEMLLLSISIAYTGLELTFYSGVYGTCVGAMTRFGDDAKSLIGLAGIFIGVGEILGGSVFGMLNQCKYGRNPVVFLGLVTHILAFYLIFLNIASDAPLAPEEGTQLEGFITPSIELALFCSFLLGLGDSCFNTQLLSIVGFIFREDSAPAFAVFKFVQSIAAALAFFYSNYLQLYWQLLIMVLVGFTGTLSFFVAEWRVVNCGRNSDYDSI; this comes from the exons ATGAGGCCAGAAATCAAATCACTGTTAAACATCATTGTATTGGGTCTTGGCTTTATGTTAATGTTCACTGCCTTCCAGACCTGTGGAAACATTGAA CAAACTGTGATTAGAAGTTATAATAGCACAGAATTCCATGGAAGTGGGTACACAAG CATGGCTATTATCTATGGAGTCTTCTCTGCATCAAACTTAATTGCCCCTTCAGTGGTAGCTGTCATTGGACCTCAGTTGTCACTATTTTTCAGTGGACTAATTTACAG TGGATACATTGCTATGTTTATTCACCCCTTTACCTGGAGTTTCTACACTGCTTCAGTCTTGGTTGGAATTGCAGCTGCAG TGCTGTGGACAGCTCAGGGGAATCTTCTCACCATCAATTCCAGTGACTCTTCCATTGGACGAAACAGTGGGATATTCTGGGCTTTGCTTCAGTTTAG CTTGTTCTTTGGCaatctatatatttatgttgAATGGCAAGGGAAGGTTCACATATCAG ATAAAGACCGGCAGACAGTGTTCATCTCACTCACCATCATCAGTCTGGTTGGAAACTTCCTTTTCTTCCTCATTCAGCGGCCTGTAACAGAAGTTGTGCCATCTGACAGATCTGAATCACCACTGCCTGGAGATGCTTGTGAAAGCGACTCAGTTGTGAT AGCACCCCAGGGTCTAGGTGCTCAGGCACTGGTGGCATTCA AGAAATCCATTCAGCTGGCCATGACCAAAGAAATGTTGCTGCTAAGCATATCCATCGCATACACAG gGCTGGAACTGACTTTTTACAGTGGTGTTTATGGGACATGTGTTGGAGCCATGACTCGCTTTGGTGATGATGCCAAAAGTCTCATTGGCCTTGCTGGAATTTTTATTGGTGTTGGCGAAATACTTG GTGGGTCTGTGTTTGGAATGCTGAACCAGTGCAAGTATGGAAGGAACCCTGTGGTGTTTTTGGGATTGGTCACCCATATTTTGGCCTTCTACCTAATATTCCTGAACATAGCCAGTGATGCTCCCTTGGCCCCAGAGGAGGGCACACAGCTGGAAGGCTTCATCACTCCCAG CATCGAGTTGGCATTGTTCTGCAGTTTTCTGCTTGGGCTCGGTGATAGCTGTTTCAACACACAACTGCTGAGCATTGTGGGATTTATATTTCGTGAAGACAGTGCCCCAGCATTTGCTGTTTTCAAGTTTGTACAG TCCATTGCTGCAGCTCTAGCCTTCTTCTACAGTAATTATCTCCAGCTATACTGGCAACTGCTCATTATGGTACTGGTGGGCTTTACTGGcaccctttctttctttgtggcTGAATGGAGGGTGGTCAACTGCGGACGAAACTCAGATTATGACAGCATCTAA
- the mettl23 gene encoding methyltransferase-like protein 23 isoform X1, translating into MSLLTRKIRSNVDESARPYFIYKTFTFANALTVSVPEVLGSQYGMYVWPCAVVLAQYVWTMRENIQRKKVLELGAGVSLPGIVAAKCGADVTLSDSAELPLCLEHSRRCCEHNDLPGVPVVGLTWGEISPELRSLPPVDIILGSDVFYEPEDFEDVLVTISFLLRRNPSGQFWTTYQERSSDWTIETLMNKWNLQCTDVSLDVFHANKKHLAGSTLPGNHSIQMMIVTAQTMM; encoded by the exons ATGAGTTTACTTACGAGGAAAATAAGGAGCAATGTGGATGAATCTGCTAGACCATATTTTATCTACAAAACGTTCACATTTGCGAATGCATTAACAGTGTCTGTCCCAGAG GTTCTTGGGTCGCAGTATGGGATGTACGTCTGGCCCTGTGCAGTGGTTTTGGCTCAGTATGTGTGGACCATGAGAGAGAATATACAAAGGAAAAAAGTACTCGAG CTAGGTGCTGGGGTGAGTTTGCCAGGAATTGTGGCTGCTAAATGTGGAGCTGATGTGACTCTGTCAGACAGCGCTGAACTTCCTCTGTGTCTGGAACACAGCAGGCGCTGTTGTGAGCATAATGATCTGCCTGGAGTGCCTGTGGTTGGTCTCACCTGGGGAGAGATATCACCAGAACTGAGGTCTCTACCACCTGTAGATATTATACTGGGATCAGATGTTTTCTATGAACCTGAAG ATTTTGAAGATGTACTTGTAACAATCTCCTTTCTTCTAAGGCGAAACCCTTCTGGTCAGTTCTGGACCACATATCAAGAAAGAAG ctCAGATTGGACTATAGAAACTTTGATGAACAAATGGAACCTTCAGTGCACTGATGTTTCTTTGGATGTATTtcatgcaaacaaaaaacatctagCTGGATCGACTCTGCCTGGAAATCATTCAATACAAATGATGATTGTAACAGCACAGACCATGATGtaa
- the mettl23 gene encoding methyltransferase-like protein 23 isoform X4, with protein sequence MSLLTRKIRSNVDESARPYFIYKTFTFANALTVSVPEVLGSQYGMYVWPCAVVLAQYVWTMRENIQRKKVLELGAGVSLPGIVAAKCGADVTLSDSAELPLCLEHSRRCCEHNDLPGVPVVGLTWGEISPELRSLPPVDIILGSDVFYEPEDFEDVLVTISFLLRRNPSGQFWTTYQERRLDYRNFDEQMEPSVH encoded by the exons ATGAGTTTACTTACGAGGAAAATAAGGAGCAATGTGGATGAATCTGCTAGACCATATTTTATCTACAAAACGTTCACATTTGCGAATGCATTAACAGTGTCTGTCCCAGAG GTTCTTGGGTCGCAGTATGGGATGTACGTCTGGCCCTGTGCAGTGGTTTTGGCTCAGTATGTGTGGACCATGAGAGAGAATATACAAAGGAAAAAAGTACTCGAG CTAGGTGCTGGGGTGAGTTTGCCAGGAATTGTGGCTGCTAAATGTGGAGCTGATGTGACTCTGTCAGACAGCGCTGAACTTCCTCTGTGTCTGGAACACAGCAGGCGCTGTTGTGAGCATAATGATCTGCCTGGAGTGCCTGTGGTTGGTCTCACCTGGGGAGAGATATCACCAGAACTGAGGTCTCTACCACCTGTAGATATTATACTGGGATCAGATGTTTTCTATGAACCTGAAG ATTTTGAAGATGTACTTGTAACAATCTCCTTTCTTCTAAGGCGAAACCCTTCTGGTCAGTTCTGGACCACATATCAAGAAAGAAG ATTGGACTATAGAAACTTTGATGAACAAATGGAACCTTCAGTGCACTGA